The segment TGGCGGTGCTAGTGGAGATAGAGACAACGGAAAAACTCCTCCAATTCCTTCTTGATTTTACAATTCTTTAAAAAGAATACAAAGCAATAAAGGTAAATTAAGTAGAATTCTTCCTCTACTTAATTTACCTTTATTGCTATGAAGAAAAAAATTGGTCTCTTTTCGCTTCTTTTTTTAATGGGGTCAATTGCCTGTATTTATTTTTTTAGAGGTAAGACAGGCTCTTTACCTATAGACTTGAAAGAATCAAGTAATAGGATGATTGGGGGTCAATATGATTCTGCCATTTTTTATGCGAAGAAGATAATAGCTAATTCAAACAGTGCTTACAATCAGCTTTACGCATTCAGCATCATAGGATATAGCTGGTTTGAACAAGGAGAATTAGATTCTGCTTTATTCTATTATTCCAAGGCTTTAACATTTGAAAGCACAACCAATCCAGGGCTTAAAGCAAGTTCTTTGAACATGATTGGTTTAATTCTTCAAGAAAAACAAACTCACGATAAATCCATCAAGTATTTTAGAGAATCCATATCTCTTTATGAAACAATAAATAGTAAACAGTTACCAATCGTTTACTACAACCTTGCCTACAACCAAAGTCAAACCAACAACATAGAATGCATAGAATCGTATTACAAAGCACTGGAATACGCTTCTGATTTTAAAGATTTAAAATATGAAGCATACTGCCTTTCGGACCTCGGCAATCTCATGCTA is part of the Reichenbachiella agarivorans genome and harbors:
- a CDS encoding tetratricopeptide repeat protein; the encoded protein is MKKKIGLFSLLFLMGSIACIYFFRGKTGSLPIDLKESSNRMIGGQYDSAIFYAKKIIANSNSAYNQLYAFSIIGYSWFEQGELDSALFYYSKALTFESTTNPGLKASSLNMIGLILQEKQTHDKSIKYFRESISLYETINSKQLPIVYYNLAYNQSQTNNIECIESYYKALEYASDFKDLKYEAYCLSDLGNLMLETKNYNSAIEYFLASLDNEYAKNHPRRKAVALQGLGESEFYTRDYSSAKVHALEALKLKMENGYEEFLFTSYLLLGRIYRETNELEEAENNFKRAIIYYPYNERNKKNVAVFKELGDVELQLGKLKQSEYYNQIHFEELERQLDERKQAHNLKIIAI